One window from the genome of Polynucleobacter sp. MWH-Svant-W18 encodes:
- the rplU gene encoding 50S ribosomal protein L21: MYAVIKTGGKQYKVAAGEKLKIEQIPAEIGSEITLDQVLAVGEGASLKLGDPLVNGAAVMATVVSQGRHDKVTIFKMRRRKHYQKHQGHRQNFTEILINTIKA; this comes from the coding sequence ATGTACGCGGTCATAAAAACCGGTGGCAAACAATATAAAGTTGCTGCAGGCGAAAAATTGAAAATAGAACAGATACCAGCGGAAATCGGCAGCGAAATCACTCTTGACCAAGTCCTCGCCGTTGGCGAAGGCGCTTCACTGAAATTGGGTGATCCGTTGGTTAATGGTGCAGCTGTGATGGCCACTGTCGTCTCCCAAGGACGTCACGATAAAGTGACAATCTTTAAGATGCGCCGTCGCAAGCATTATCAAAAGCACCAAGGCCATCGTCAGAATTTCACTGAAATTTTGATCAACACGATTAAAGCCTAA
- the rpmA gene encoding 50S ribosomal protein L27 — MAQKKGGGSTRNGRDSESKRLGVKVFGGEQINAGSIIIRQRGTRVHPGANVGIGKDHTLFALVDGQVEFSVKGALKKAQVSVLPRS; from the coding sequence ATGGCACAGAAAAAAGGCGGCGGCTCAACACGAAATGGCCGCGACTCAGAATCGAAACGCCTAGGCGTTAAGGTATTTGGCGGCGAGCAAATTAATGCTGGCAGCATCATCATTCGTCAACGTGGCACACGTGTTCATCCGGGTGCTAATGTTGGTATTGGTAAGGATCACACTTTGTTTGCCTTAGTTGACGGCCAAGTGGAATTTAGCGTTAAGGGTGCATTGAAGAAGGCCCAAGTTTCAGTTTTGCCTCGTTCATAA
- the obgE gene encoding Obg family GTPase CgtA, translating into MKFIDEARIEVIAGQGGAGSASMRREKFIEFGGPDGGDGGKGGSVWAIADRNINTLIDYRYAKTHTAKNGEPGRGADCYGRAGDDIELRMPVGTIIADYETGEPIADLTTHGERLCLAQGGVGGWGNIHFKSSTNRAPRQKTNGKPGERRKLKLELKVLADVGLLGMPNAGKSTLITAVSNARPKIADYPFTTLHPNLGVVRVGNERSFVIADIPGLIEGAAEGAGLGHRFLRHLQRTGVLLHLVDLAPFDENVDPVADANAIVNELRKYDEALVEKPRWLVLNKVDMIPEEDRKKVVADFVKKFKWEGPTFEISALTGLGCDKLCYALQDYLDSVRRNRDEIDERAQDPRYQDQLEDKKPD; encoded by the coding sequence ATGAAATTTATAGACGAAGCGCGTATTGAAGTCATAGCTGGCCAAGGTGGCGCCGGAAGCGCGTCTATGCGCCGTGAAAAGTTCATTGAATTTGGTGGACCTGATGGCGGTGATGGCGGCAAGGGCGGAAGCGTTTGGGCTATTGCCGATCGCAACATTAATACCTTGATCGACTATCGCTACGCTAAAACACACACTGCAAAAAACGGTGAACCAGGGCGAGGCGCTGATTGCTATGGCCGCGCAGGCGACGATATTGAATTGCGTATGCCAGTAGGTACCATCATCGCTGATTACGAAACTGGCGAGCCGATTGCTGACTTAACAACTCATGGCGAGCGTCTTTGTTTAGCGCAGGGTGGTGTTGGTGGTTGGGGCAATATTCACTTTAAGAGTTCTACAAACAGAGCTCCGCGTCAAAAGACCAATGGCAAGCCAGGTGAGCGTCGCAAGCTCAAGCTGGAATTAAAGGTATTGGCAGATGTGGGTTTGTTGGGCATGCCAAATGCGGGTAAGTCGACATTGATTACTGCGGTTTCTAATGCACGTCCAAAAATTGCGGATTATCCATTTACTACCTTGCATCCAAATTTGGGTGTGGTGCGAGTCGGCAATGAACGTAGTTTTGTGATTGCGGATATTCCAGGTTTGATTGAAGGAGCTGCTGAAGGTGCTGGCTTAGGCCACCGCTTCTTGCGCCACTTACAACGTACTGGCGTGCTATTGCACCTGGTTGATCTCGCTCCATTTGATGAGAACGTTGATCCCGTTGCCGATGCCAATGCGATTGTCAATGAATTGCGTAAATATGATGAAGCCTTGGTTGAGAAGCCACGCTGGTTAGTGTTGAACAAAGTCGATATGATTCCCGAAGAGGACCGCAAGAAAGTTGTCGCTGACTTTGTGAAAAAGTTTAAGTGGGAAGGCCCAACATTTGAGATTTCTGCTTTGACTGGACTGGGTTGCGATAAGCTTTGTTATGCCTTGCAAGATTACTTAGATTCTGTGCGTCGCAATCGAGATGAGATAGATGAGCGTGCTCAAGATCCTCGTTACCAAGATCAGTTAGAAGATAAAAAACCGGATTAA
- a CDS encoding CNP1-like family protein, giving the protein MNISFRKISGYTISICITSTLIACAGDPMESGLDPYAPMVFKEGVTTMPLNPPNPGTLIPFYVSETTIFKFAVDTDSISIGKDGVTRYIVVMTNPSGEKQAQYEGIRCDSFQWRLYGTLENNVWRENPLSSWRAIPTVVPNRYQAALAQGAFCNFTSQEKNMATIQKSLNPNNFTGGTQPSNSFGIIAN; this is encoded by the coding sequence ATGAATATCAGTTTTCGCAAAATCAGTGGCTATACGATCAGCATTTGCATTACAAGTACATTGATCGCTTGTGCTGGCGACCCAATGGAAAGCGGGCTTGATCCTTACGCTCCGATGGTCTTTAAGGAGGGTGTTACAACGATGCCCCTCAATCCACCAAATCCAGGCACTCTAATACCTTTCTATGTTTCAGAAACGACGATCTTTAAATTTGCGGTGGATACCGACTCAATTTCAATCGGCAAAGATGGGGTTACACGCTACATTGTCGTGATGACGAACCCCAGCGGTGAAAAGCAAGCACAGTATGAAGGCATTCGTTGTGACTCATTCCAGTGGCGCCTGTACGGAACACTGGAAAATAATGTTTGGAGAGAAAATCCTCTATCGTCATGGAGAGCGATTCCAACCGTTGTCCCAAACCGCTATCAAGCAGCTCTAGCTCAAGGTGCATTTTGCAATTTCACCAGCCAAGAGAAAAACATGGCTACGATTCAGAAATCGCTAAACCCCAATAACTTTACTGGTGGTACTCAGCCCAGCAATTCATTTGGAATAATTGCGAATTAA
- a CDS encoding RNA pyrophosphohydrolase, which produces MLDREGYRPNVGIVLLNSRNEVFWGKRVGQHSWQFPQGGIQHGESPEQAMYRELHEEVGLLPEHVQIIGRTRDWLRYDVPEEYLRRQHATRIHRTAYRGQKQIWFLLRLVGLDSDIQLRASDHPEFDAWRWVPFWIQLDAVIDFKREVYELALSELARYLSRGLRMQQLAWGTPLDLIQSFYAGNEDQNKAPTKSDKEK; this is translated from the coding sequence ATGCTTGACCGTGAAGGGTATCGCCCCAATGTCGGCATTGTCCTCCTTAATAGCCGTAACGAGGTTTTCTGGGGAAAACGCGTTGGGCAGCATTCGTGGCAGTTCCCGCAGGGCGGGATTCAGCATGGTGAGAGCCCTGAGCAGGCTATGTACCGCGAATTGCATGAGGAAGTTGGCTTGCTGCCGGAACATGTCCAAATTATTGGACGGACTAGGGATTGGCTTCGCTATGACGTCCCTGAGGAATACCTGCGCCGTCAACATGCCACACGCATTCACCGCACCGCTTATCGCGGCCAAAAACAAATCTGGTTTCTTTTGCGCTTAGTAGGTTTAGATAGCGATATTCAATTGCGTGCCTCAGACCACCCAGAATTTGATGCCTGGCGCTGGGTTCCATTCTGGATTCAGCTAGACGCAGTGATTGACTTTAAGCGTGAGGTCTATGAGTTAGCCTTGTCAGAACTTGCTCGCTACCTTTCTAGAGGTCTACGTATGCAGCAGCTTGCTTGGGGAACTCCGCTCGATCTAATCCAATCCTTTTACGCCGGCAACGAAGATCAAAACAAAGCACCTACCAAATCGGATAAAGAAAAATGA
- a CDS encoding proline--tRNA ligase encodes MKASQSFLATLKEAPSDAEVVSHKLMVRAGLIRKLSAGIYNYLPLGLKVIRKVENIIREEMNRAGAIELLMPMIQPAELWQETGRWEKMGPELLRIKDRHDRDFLIQPTSEEVITDLARNEIKSYKQLPVNFYQIQTKFRDERRPRFGIMRGREFSMKDAYSFDRDAEGLKKSYQIMFDAYTRIFKRMGLKFRAVTADNGAIGGSGSQEFHVIADTGEDAIVYCPNSDYAANLEAAESLALIATRATASAPMSKVATPDKTHCAEVAKFLNIPLEKTVKSLLFAADQEKGPAKLFMLLVRGDHELNEVKASKVPGLAESRFATETEIQRACNAPAGYLGPVGVSGDVTVVADRTVANMSDFVCGANDAGHHLTGVNWGRDLPEPMVIDIRNAMIGDPSPDGKGVVDICRGIEVGHVFQLGTRYSEAMGCTYLDQQGKAQPMVMGCYGIGVTRLLGAAIEQGHDERGIIWPISMAPFEVVICPMGYDKSEAVKAACDQLHDELLAAGIDVILDDRNERPGAMFADWELIGAPFRVVIGDRGLADAQVEFKGRTDAESQNIPLVDIKAKVIAAVQAAKTAIH; translated from the coding sequence ATGAAAGCATCACAATCATTTCTCGCAACGTTAAAAGAAGCCCCCTCTGACGCTGAGGTGGTTTCGCACAAACTCATGGTGCGGGCAGGCTTAATTCGCAAGCTCAGTGCAGGCATCTACAACTATTTGCCGCTCGGCTTGAAAGTGATTCGCAAGGTGGAAAACATTATTCGCGAAGAAATGAATCGTGCGGGTGCAATTGAGTTGCTCATGCCGATGATCCAGCCAGCTGAATTGTGGCAAGAAACGGGTCGCTGGGAAAAGATGGGCCCTGAATTACTCCGCATTAAAGATCGTCATGATCGTGACTTTTTGATTCAGCCAACCTCAGAAGAGGTTATTACAGATTTAGCTCGCAATGAAATCAAGAGTTATAAACAACTTCCAGTCAATTTCTATCAAATTCAAACGAAGTTCCGTGATGAGCGCCGCCCGCGTTTTGGCATTATGCGTGGCCGTGAATTCAGCATGAAAGATGCCTATTCGTTTGATCGTGATGCGGAAGGTTTGAAGAAGTCCTATCAAATCATGTTTGATGCTTACACCCGCATTTTTAAGCGCATGGGGCTTAAGTTTCGTGCAGTCACTGCAGATAACGGTGCGATTGGCGGTTCAGGAAGTCAAGAGTTTCACGTGATTGCAGATACTGGAGAAGATGCCATTGTATATTGCCCTAATTCCGACTACGCAGCCAATCTGGAGGCGGCAGAGTCGCTTGCATTGATTGCTACGCGTGCTACTGCTTCTGCACCAATGAGTAAGGTTGCAACACCCGATAAAACTCATTGTGCGGAAGTTGCGAAGTTCTTAAATATTCCACTAGAAAAGACTGTGAAGTCTTTGTTGTTTGCTGCCGATCAAGAAAAAGGCCCTGCCAAACTGTTTATGTTGTTGGTGCGCGGAGATCATGAGCTCAATGAAGTAAAGGCGAGCAAAGTGCCGGGCTTGGCTGAGTCGCGTTTTGCTACAGAGACTGAGATTCAGCGGGCATGCAATGCCCCTGCAGGTTATTTAGGTCCTGTTGGTGTAAGCGGAGATGTCACAGTGGTCGCTGATCGGACCGTTGCCAATATGTCTGATTTTGTTTGTGGTGCAAATGATGCTGGCCATCATTTAACTGGTGTGAACTGGGGCCGTGATTTACCTGAACCAATGGTTATAGATATTCGTAATGCCATGATTGGCGATCCATCACCAGACGGTAAAGGTGTTGTTGATATCTGTCGCGGTATTGAGGTGGGGCATGTATTCCAATTGGGAACACGTTATTCTGAAGCAATGGGCTGCACATACCTTGATCAACAAGGCAAAGCACAACCTATGGTGATGGGTTGCTATGGAATTGGAGTGACTCGTTTATTGGGTGCTGCTATCGAGCAAGGTCATGATGAGCGCGGCATTATTTGGCCGATCTCCATGGCACCTTTTGAAGTGGTTATTTGCCCAATGGGTTACGATAAATCAGAAGCCGTTAAGGCTGCCTGTGATCAACTGCATGATGAATTACTTGCAGCCGGTATTGATGTGATCTTGGATGATCGCAATGAGCGTCCGGGTGCGATGTTTGCGGACTGGGAGTTGATTGGCGCGCCATTCCGGGTAGTGATCGGCGATCGTGGTTTGGCAGATGCGCAAGTGGAATTTAAAGGCCGCACTGATGCTGAATCGCAAAACATTCCGCTGGTAGACATCAAGGCTAAAGTGATTGCTGCCGTGCAAGCAGCAAAGACCGCTATTCACTAA
- the ffh gene encoding signal recognition particle protein — MLENLTDRLSRVVKTMRGQARLTEANTSEMLREIRLALLEADVALPVVKSLLEQIKFKALGEEVVGSLSPGQALVGVVQRELAQVMQGDTNQSGELNLATQPPAVILMAGLQGAGKTTSVGKLAKWLQEKKKKKVLTVSCDVYRPAAIEQLETVTKQVGAEFFPSNINQKPNDIALAALDWARRHYFDVVIVDTAGRLGIDEALMQEIKTLHASLNPIETLFVVDAMLGQDAVNTAKAFHEALPLTGVILTKLDGDSRGGAALSVRQVTGVPLKFIGVAEKMDGLEEFDAERMANRILGMGDILALVEQAQQHVDVAKAEKLASKISKGGFDLGDFRDQLMQMQQMGGMASLMDKLPSQVAQAASKTNLSNADKQTKRMRGIIDSMTPRERSKPELLKASRKRRIAAGAGVEVQEVNRLLAQFEQMQTMMKQFKGGKMARTMATMAAKGAAKGIGGLFKK, encoded by the coding sequence ATGCTAGAGAACCTCACCGACCGCCTATCACGCGTTGTTAAAACAATGCGTGGGCAAGCCCGCCTGACTGAAGCCAATACCTCAGAAATGCTGCGGGAGATCCGCCTAGCCTTATTGGAGGCTGACGTAGCCCTTCCTGTAGTCAAGTCTTTGCTTGAACAAATTAAATTCAAAGCCCTTGGCGAAGAAGTGGTTGGCAGCCTGAGTCCTGGACAGGCACTTGTTGGCGTAGTTCAACGCGAGCTCGCCCAAGTCATGCAAGGTGACACTAATCAAAGCGGTGAACTGAATTTAGCCACCCAACCTCCAGCGGTCATTTTGATGGCAGGTCTACAAGGTGCTGGTAAAACGACTTCGGTTGGCAAGTTAGCCAAGTGGCTGCAAGAGAAAAAGAAAAAGAAAGTATTGACCGTATCGTGTGACGTGTATCGTCCTGCGGCGATCGAGCAATTGGAAACTGTTACCAAGCAGGTCGGTGCAGAATTTTTCCCGAGCAACATCAACCAAAAACCAAACGATATTGCTCTCGCAGCACTCGATTGGGCCCGTCGCCATTATTTTGATGTAGTTATTGTCGATACCGCAGGTCGCCTCGGTATTGATGAAGCACTCATGCAAGAGATCAAAACTTTGCATGCAAGCCTAAACCCTATCGAAACCTTGTTCGTAGTGGATGCCATGCTCGGACAGGATGCCGTCAACACAGCTAAGGCTTTCCATGAAGCCTTACCCCTGACAGGCGTGATCCTCACCAAGCTAGATGGTGACTCTCGTGGTGGTGCCGCGCTATCTGTGCGACAGGTCACAGGTGTGCCACTCAAATTTATTGGCGTAGCCGAGAAAATGGATGGCCTGGAGGAATTTGATGCCGAGCGCATGGCCAATCGTATTTTGGGTATGGGCGATATCCTGGCATTAGTAGAGCAAGCCCAGCAACATGTGGATGTTGCTAAAGCAGAAAAGCTTGCTAGCAAAATTTCTAAAGGTGGCTTTGATCTTGGAGACTTCCGCGATCAGCTCATGCAAATGCAGCAGATGGGTGGCATGGCTAGTTTGATGGATAAGCTCCCAAGTCAAGTAGCGCAAGCTGCCTCTAAAACAAATCTGAGCAACGCTGACAAACAAACCAAACGGATGCGCGGCATTATTGATAGCATGACTCCACGCGAACGTAGTAAGCCAGAACTACTCAAGGCAAGCCGTAAACGCCGCATTGCCGCTGGTGCTGGCGTAGAAGTACAAGAAGTAAATCGCCTGCTTGCTCAGTTTGAGCAAATGCAAACGATGATGAAACAATTTAAGGGTGGGAAGATGGCGCGCACCATGGCGACCATGGCTGCAAAAGGAGCCGCCAAGGGTATCGGCGGCCTCTTTAAAAAATAA
- a CDS encoding inner membrane protein YpjD, protein MDILGYSSSGWLPSALYLLLLLVLSLRAKGGAESSLFTGFIQAAILIVLLIHGFQLHDSVFTPQGFVFGFAQDLSLIAWVGLAFYWFQSWFLPISSLRWMVLFFACVCALLPNIFPGTLLSAKAVSDPWFKGHFIVATISVGLLSLAAMHAMLMSVQDRALHRQLAIVPNSRAAHWLEELPPLMTMESLLFNLLYVGFALLTLTVFSGLLFSQTLFGRPLVFDHKTIFALISWVLFGGLLIARWRVGLRGRAAIRWVLSAYTALLLAYVGSRFVLEVILQRV, encoded by the coding sequence ATGGATATTTTAGGTTACTCAAGTTCTGGCTGGCTGCCATCGGCACTTTACTTGCTACTTTTGCTTGTTTTGAGCTTAAGAGCCAAGGGTGGCGCGGAGTCATCTCTATTTACTGGGTTCATTCAGGCGGCGATTTTGATCGTTTTATTGATTCATGGCTTTCAATTGCATGATTCTGTCTTTACGCCACAAGGTTTTGTATTTGGCTTTGCCCAAGATTTATCTCTAATTGCCTGGGTTGGCCTAGCTTTTTACTGGTTTCAGTCTTGGTTTTTGCCGATCTCCAGTTTGCGTTGGATGGTATTGTTTTTTGCCTGCGTTTGCGCCTTACTCCCAAATATTTTTCCGGGAACACTGCTATCAGCAAAAGCGGTTTCTGACCCTTGGTTCAAGGGTCACTTTATCGTGGCAACCATTTCAGTTGGCCTCCTGAGTTTGGCTGCGATGCATGCGATGTTGATGAGCGTACAAGACCGCGCACTCCATCGCCAACTTGCAATCGTTCCCAATAGCCGTGCCGCCCATTGGCTAGAAGAGTTACCGCCTTTGATGACCATGGAAAGTCTGCTTTTTAACTTGCTCTATGTCGGCTTTGCCCTCCTGACTCTCACGGTATTTTCAGGCTTACTGTTTTCACAAACCTTGTTTGGTCGACCACTAGTCTTTGATCACAAAACTATTTTTGCATTGATATCTTGGGTTTTATTTGGCGGCTTACTCATTGCACGCTGGCGTGTTGGTCTACGCGGTAGGGCAGCGATTCGCTGGGTATTGAGCGCTTACACTGCTTTACTGCTAGCGTATGTTGGTAGCCGCTTTGTGTTGGAAGTGATTCTTCAGAGAGTATGA
- the ampD gene encoding 1,6-anhydro-N-acetylmuramyl-L-alanine amidase AmpD, translating into MFKWLLLFAGAGLFYLWLKKKKQAKFDQENAGKTQPNKTQTLIKPEAMVQCQYCKVHLPQSAAIAHEHRFYCSNEHLNNLDQHGWIGNAAWRMSPNKDARPEGINPDVLVIHHISLPPGEFKNQASSRYIVDFFQNKLDPTAHSYFAEIADQKVSSHFLITRVGECIQFVSTQDRAWHAGASSFLGRERCNDFSIGIELEGDGDTPFDDVQYTALANLVQQLSAGYPNLQCAGHSDIAPERKTDPGKYFDWIKFQKETGISTEKLPYGLVSR; encoded by the coding sequence TTGTTTAAGTGGCTCTTACTGTTTGCTGGCGCAGGCCTTTTTTATCTTTGGCTCAAGAAAAAAAAGCAGGCAAAGTTTGATCAAGAGAATGCTGGAAAAACTCAGCCCAATAAGACTCAGACCCTTATAAAACCAGAGGCAATGGTGCAATGTCAATATTGCAAAGTGCATCTTCCCCAGTCGGCCGCTATTGCGCATGAGCACCGGTTTTATTGCTCAAATGAACATCTCAACAACTTAGATCAACACGGCTGGATTGGTAACGCTGCTTGGCGGATGTCACCAAATAAAGATGCAAGGCCAGAGGGTATTAATCCGGATGTGCTGGTCATTCATCACATTAGTCTTCCGCCGGGAGAATTTAAAAATCAGGCATCAAGCCGCTACATCGTGGATTTTTTTCAAAATAAATTAGATCCAACTGCCCATTCTTATTTTGCAGAGATTGCAGACCAAAAAGTTTCTAGCCATTTTTTAATTACCCGTGTCGGAGAGTGCATTCAGTTTGTCTCTACTCAAGATAGGGCATGGCATGCTGGGGCATCAAGCTTTCTGGGCAGAGAACGATGTAATGATTTCTCAATTGGTATCGAACTAGAGGGTGATGGGGATACCCCTTTTGATGATGTGCAATACACCGCATTGGCAAACTTGGTGCAGCAGTTGTCGGCAGGCTACCCTAATCTGCAATGTGCAGGACACAGTGATATTGCTCCAGAGCGCAAAACTGACCCTGGAAAATATTTCGATTGGATAAAGTTCCAAAAAGAGACAGGTATTTCGACAGAAAAATTGCCCTACGGTTTAGTTTCTCGTTAG
- a CDS encoding ribonucleoside-diphosphate reductase subunit alpha, translating to MSPAGAINQAPSAGFVAGGVGGSQATQLSDYKIIRRNGSVVAFEPSKIAIAVTKAFLAVNGGQGAASARVREQVEQLTHSVVRALLRSRPNGGTFHIEDIQDQVELALMRSGEHNVARAYVLYREKRNQERAAQQEISPETQAANQANESGIKVSDNGVEKYLDMAALRTVIEAACEGLGNHIDASPIITETIKNLYDGVPMAQVYDSAILASRTLIEKDPAYSQVTARILMHVIRKEIFGKEVLQGDTQAEYSTYFAKYINEGISAELLDPRMREFDLPRLAAALNASRDLQFNYLGLQTLYDRYFLHIEDRRIEMPQAFFMRVAMGLAMNELDRERRAIEFYEILSTFDFMSSTPTLFNSATTRPQLSSCYLTTVEDDLDGIYEALKENALLSKFAGGLGNDWTNVRALGSHIKGTNGKSQGVVPFLKVVNDTAVAVNQGGKRKGAVCAYLETWHLDIEEFLELRKNTGDDRRRTHDMNTSNWIPDLFMKRVMENGDWTLFSPSNTPDLHDKFGKAFEEAYVAYEQKADRGELKPFRRIPAQQLWRKMLGMLFETGHPWITFKDPCNIRSPQQHIGVVHSSNLCTEITLNTNEDEIAVCNLGSVNLTAHMTTDANGKLILDHEKLQKTVRTAMRMLDNVIDINYYAVAKARNSNLKHRPVGMGIMGFQDCLHMQRIPYASDEAVKFADSSMEAVCYYAYQASCELAEERGVYSTYKGSLWDRGILPQDSVALLAQERGGYVEVDNSSTMDWSGLRARIKQHGMRNSNCVAIAPTATISNIIGVSACIEPTFQNLFVKSNLSGEFTVVNEYLVRDLKDRGLWDEVMIADLKYFDGTLSKIDRIPQDLRDLYATAFEVEPTWLVEAASRRQKWIDQAQSLNIYMAGASGKKLDDTYKLAWLRGLKTTYYLRTMAATHVEKSTVASGQLNSVSSGGGVNGTDAAAAASAAGAVEADGPVCTMRPGDAGFEECEACQ from the coding sequence ATGAGTCCTGCCGGAGCTATTAATCAAGCTCCTTCTGCCGGCTTTGTAGCCGGAGGTGTTGGCGGTAGCCAAGCAACCCAATTGTCTGACTACAAAATTATTCGCCGCAATGGTTCAGTGGTGGCATTTGAGCCATCCAAAATTGCGATCGCAGTAACCAAAGCATTTTTAGCAGTTAATGGCGGCCAAGGTGCAGCCTCTGCGCGCGTTCGTGAACAAGTAGAGCAATTAACGCATTCAGTTGTACGTGCTTTATTGCGTAGCCGTCCTAATGGCGGTACTTTCCATATTGAAGATATTCAAGACCAAGTTGAATTGGCTTTGATGCGCAGTGGTGAGCACAACGTTGCTCGTGCCTACGTTCTCTATCGCGAAAAGCGCAATCAAGAGCGCGCTGCCCAACAAGAAATATCCCCAGAAACACAAGCTGCCAACCAGGCTAATGAATCCGGCATCAAAGTAAGCGATAACGGTGTTGAGAAATACCTCGATATGGCTGCATTGCGTACGGTCATTGAAGCTGCATGCGAAGGTTTGGGTAACCACATTGACGCAAGCCCAATCATCACTGAGACTATCAAGAATTTGTATGACGGCGTGCCAATGGCGCAAGTGTATGACTCCGCTATCTTGGCTTCTCGTACTTTGATCGAAAAAGATCCTGCATACAGCCAGGTAACTGCTCGCATCTTGATGCACGTGATTCGTAAAGAGATTTTTGGTAAAGAAGTATTGCAAGGCGATACACAAGCTGAGTACAGCACTTACTTTGCAAAGTACATCAACGAAGGCATTTCTGCAGAGTTATTAGATCCGCGTATGCGTGAGTTTGACCTGCCACGTTTGGCTGCAGCCTTGAACGCTAGCCGTGACTTGCAGTTCAACTACCTTGGTCTGCAAACTTTGTATGACCGTTATTTCTTGCACATTGAAGACCGTCGTATTGAAATGCCACAAGCTTTCTTTATGCGCGTTGCAATGGGCTTGGCCATGAATGAGTTGGATCGTGAGCGTCGCGCAATCGAGTTCTATGAAATTCTCTCAACATTTGATTTCATGTCCAGTACACCAACATTGTTTAACTCAGCAACTACACGTCCACAGCTTTCTAGCTGCTACTTGACAACAGTTGAAGATGACCTTGATGGTATTTACGAAGCGTTGAAAGAAAATGCACTCCTGTCTAAGTTTGCTGGTGGCTTGGGTAACGACTGGACTAATGTGCGTGCATTGGGTAGTCATATCAAAGGTACAAACGGTAAATCTCAAGGTGTTGTGCCATTCTTGAAAGTAGTGAATGACACAGCAGTTGCAGTGAACCAAGGTGGTAAGCGTAAGGGTGCGGTTTGTGCCTACCTGGAAACATGGCACTTAGACATTGAAGAATTCTTGGAGTTGCGCAAGAACACTGGCGATGACCGTCGCCGTACGCATGACATGAATACTTCTAACTGGATTCCTGACTTGTTCATGAAGCGTGTCATGGAAAACGGTGACTGGACTTTGTTCTCCCCATCTAATACTCCGGATTTGCATGACAAGTTTGGTAAAGCCTTCGAAGAAGCTTATGTTGCCTATGAGCAAAAAGCAGATCGTGGTGAATTGAAGCCATTCCGCAGAATCCCAGCGCAACAATTGTGGCGCAAGATGCTTGGTATGTTATTTGAAACCGGTCACCCATGGATCACTTTCAAAGATCCTTGTAATATCCGTAGCCCGCAGCAGCATATTGGCGTAGTTCACTCATCCAACCTCTGTACTGAGATCACTCTCAATACTAATGAGGACGAGATTGCTGTTTGTAACCTGGGTTCTGTGAACTTAACTGCGCACATGACTACCGATGCAAACGGTAAATTGATCTTGGATCACGAGAAGCTCCAGAAAACAGTACGTACTGCAATGCGCATGCTCGATAACGTGATTGATATCAACTACTACGCTGTTGCTAAAGCACGTAATTCCAACCTCAAGCATCGTCCAGTCGGTATGGGCATCATGGGCTTCCAGGATTGCTTGCATATGCAACGTATTCCTTATGCAAGCGATGAAGCTGTGAAGTTTGCTGATTCCTCTATGGAAGCGGTTTGCTACTACGCATACCAAGCTTCTTGCGAGTTGGCTGAAGAGCGTGGCGTGTATAGCACCTACAAGGGTTCCTTATGGGATCGCGGCATCCTCCCACAAGACTCAGTCGCCTTGTTGGCGCAAGAGCGTGGCGGGTATGTAGAGGTGGATAACTCCTCCACCATGGACTGGAGTGGTTTGCGTGCTCGTATTAAGCAACACGGTATGCGTAACTCCAATTGCGTAGCGATTGCCCCTACAGCAACTATTTCTAACATCATTGGGGTATCCGCTTGTATCGAGCCGACATTCCAGAACTTGTTCGTGAAATCTAATCTTTCAGGTGAGTTCACAGTGGTAAACGAGTACTTGGTCCGTGATTTGAAGGATCGTGGCCTCTGGGACGAAGTGATGATTGCTGATTTGAAGTACTTTGACGGTACTTTGTCGAAGATTGATCGCATTCCACAAGATTTGCGCGATTTGTATGCGACTGCTTTTGAAGTTGAACCAACCTGGTTGGTTGAGGCAGCGTCCCGTCGTCAAAAATGGATTGACCAAGCCCAGTCATTGAATATCTACATGGCTGGTGCATCTGGTAAGAAGTTGGATGACACCTACAAGTTGGCCTGGTTGCGTGGTTTGAAGACTACTTATTACCTCCGCACTATGGCTGCAACCCACGTTGAGAAATCCACAGTGGCTAGCGGTCAATTGAACTCAGTATCTAGCGGTGGTGGCGTAAACGGCACTGATGCTGCAGCTGCAGCAAGTGCGGCTGGCGCAGTAGAAGCCGATGGCCCAGTTTGCACAATGCGCCCAGGCGATGCCGGCTTTGAAGAATGTGAAGCATGCCAATAA